Genomic window (Aquimarina sp. BL5):
GAATGCAGCAGCAAAGGTACGCCTATTTTTTAGTATTAAAATTTTCTTAATAGTTTTCTCTATTTATTTGAAATCTAACTCAAAAAATACTTTATTTATTACAAAATGTATTACTCCATTATCAAATTTAAATTCTTGTGTTTTATAAATACAAAGTGGCTCTTCGCTATATTAGCTAATTGTAGAAATGATTATTGAAATAACTAATTTAAAGACATTATGCAATCTAAGTATATCTTTAATCCGATTTTTATCAGTTCGTTATTGATTCTTTTGATAAATGATTTCTTTCTTAAATATGCCTTTCATAATTGGATTACCGGAAAATTATCTGACATATTTGGAATTATAGTTTTTGCTTTATTTTTAACAGCGTTTACCAGTAAATTTAAAAAAAGCATATTTATAATTACAGCCTTTGCTTTTAGCTTTTGGAAAACATCTTATAGCCAACCTATTATTGAATTTTGGAATACTTTAAAAATTATACAATTTGACAGAACCATAGATTATACTGATATTATTTGTGTTTTAGTCTTAATCCCCTTATATCAATACAGCCCTTCCATTCTTTTAATTAAGTCTAAAACGATAGTATTTAAGTTAGTCAAACCTGCTTTAATAAGTATAACTTTCTTTGCTATATTAAGTACTTCGCAAAGACGTTATCTAATACCATCTTCCATGAAATTAGACAAAAATATTACTATTAAAATGTCTAATGATTCATTTTTCCGTCAATTAGAAAAAGATAAGATCAACTACCAAAAAGATGATATATTGATTGTAAAAAGAGATACTTTTGACAAGTATATTCTTAGAAATATTGTTTTAGATTACGATACAATACAAAAAGTAACCATCGGTGTAAGAGAAAGAAAAAATAAAACCAAAGTATATATAGATAGTTTGGTGAATATAAAAGATGATAAAAGTTATTATTTTACCGTTAATAAAAAATGGTTAAAAACATATAAAGTAGATTTGATAGAATTATTGAATAATACAAATAAGTAAAACTATTTGATCGGTTACGTTATTTTCTTACCCTAAAAATTCGTTAAGCCTAAACGGTCAATAACAAATCTTATAGTATATTTGACAAACGTTAATCAAGAATGCAATTTAGACACCCAGAATTTCTTTATGCTTTATTTGCACTTGTTATTCCTATTATAGTCCATTTATTTCAATTACGTCGTTTTCAGAAGGTATCTTTTACCAATGTACAATTTCTAAAAGCGGTTACAATACAGACACGTAAAAGTTCTCAGATAAAAAAATGGTTAACACTTCTTGCTAGATTATTGGCTCTAGCGGGACTTATTATTGCTTTTGCGCAACCGTTTTTAGCTTCAGAAGAAATCGTTGGTAAGAAAAGTGAAACAGCAATTTACCTGGATAATTCTTTTAGTATGCAAGCCAAAGGCTCTAAAGGTCCTTTGTTACAGAGAGCTATCCAAGAGCTATTGAGTGTATTACCAGAAGATGAAACGATCTCTATCTTTACGAATACCAAAACATTTAAGGATGTTAGTAAAAAAGACATTCAGAATGATTTACTTCAACTCGAATACACATCCAATCAAATACCTTATAGTGCAGCATACCTAAAAGGAAAACAACTTATCGGAAATGCTCCAGAAACTATTAAAAGGATCATTATGGTCTCTGATTTTCAGCAAAAAAATGAAGCTTTTGATCTTCCATTTGATGCTGATACCGAAACAAATTTTGTGCAACTAAAACCAGTAACTCGTCAAAATATTTCGATAGACAGTCTTTCATTACAGCGTAATACAAATAATGAATTAGTTCTTAATGTTCTAGTGAGTAATACAGATGCTAATGCAGATAATGTATCTCTTGCCTTTTATAATGACGAAAAGTTATTAGCAAAAACCTCTGTTTCAATTCCTAAAAATGGGACAATTAGCACCCAGTTTAAAATTGATGAAAACATCAAAGTTAATGGTCGTATTGTACTAGAAGACCCTGCCTTAACCTTTGATAATTCTAGATATTTCACCATTAATACGCCAGAAAAGATTAAAGTCTTGGCCATCAATGAAGCAAACGATAGTTTTATAAAAAACATTTATACCGCTGATGAATTCTTTCTAATAAGTACAGTACTGGAAAAGCTAAATTATAATGATATTAGTAATTCTAATCTGGTGCTAATTAACGAAATGAAACAAATTCCGGTCTCATTAATCAATGCGCTTAAATCATTCGAAGATCAAGGCGGTACCATATGTTTTATTCCCGCTACAGATGGCAATATTGTTTCGTACCAACAACTAATTAATAGTTTTTCTAAAGAAGGTTTATTAGAATTAAATACGTTAGAAAAAAGAATAACCGGTATTAATTTTTCGCACCCACTATATAGAGGAGTTTTTGACAAAAGAATAACTAATTTTCAATATCCTAAAGTTAATTCATTCTATAGAACCAATTCTGATAATAGTATTTTATCTTTCGAGGATCGTACACCCTTTTTATATAAGACAAATTCTTTGTACATCTTTACAGCATCAATTAATAACGAGAATTCTAATTTTAAGAATTCGCCACTAA
Coding sequences:
- a CDS encoding BatA and WFA domain-containing protein is translated as MQFRHPEFLYALFALVIPIIVHLFQLRRFQKVSFTNVQFLKAVTIQTRKSSQIKKWLTLLARLLALAGLIIAFAQPFLASEEIVGKKSETAIYLDNSFSMQAKGSKGPLLQRAIQELLSVLPEDETISIFTNTKTFKDVSKKDIQNDLLQLEYTSNQIPYSAAYLKGKQLIGNAPETIKRIIMVSDFQQKNEAFDLPFDADTETNFVQLKPVTRQNISIDSLSLQRNTNNELVLNVLVSNTDANADNVSLAFYNDEKLLAKTSVSIPKNGTISTQFKIDENIKVNGRIVLEDPALTFDNSRYFTINTPEKIKVLAINEANDSFIKNIYTADEFFLISTVLEKLNYNDISNSNLVLINEMKQIPVSLINALKSFEDQGGTICFIPATDGNIVSYQQLINSFSKEGLLELNTLEKRITGINFSHPLYRGVFDKRITNFQYPKVNSFYRTNSDNSILSFEDRTPFLYKTNSLYIFTASINNENSNFKNSPLIVPTLYNIGKQSLQLSDISYTIGQTNTYDIPISLGQDGILSLESKEESNIPLQQSFATKVRITTDEVPTKAGIYALKDKEQLIQNVSYNYNTSESDLQYYDLSTTTEYEVNDSITSLFEQIKEESSIHELWKWFIIFALIFLLIEILLLKYLK